In Paenarthrobacter sp. GOM3, a single window of DNA contains:
- a CDS encoding NAD(P)/FAD-dependent oxidoreductase, producing the protein MASNYDVVIVGGGIGGLSLAAALAGKCTVALVEAEQSLAFHTSSRSARQLIPSYGPAVVQDLTVRTLEMLAERDAQAAEPILTPRGFMLVGDEKTVRAEASGNMHPISHDQAMQLCPALIPDSFTAAGLDDGSFGCNAPLLLEEHRRTAEAAGVDIITGAKVHSAQRLGSGWQVGAGTEGFQSGVVVNAAGAWADELAVISGVEKLGLQPYRRTAAIVNVENPLTPETPMVCAADDTFYFRAEGNQVLISPSETVPSGAEDAKPYPGDVEALISKLNAVTSLGIRSVDRAWTGLRTEAADGIPVVGFDAEAPGFFWLAGQGGYGFQTSSAIAELAAALILGEIEADSPESRTAEQLAAVRWSIRR; encoded by the coding sequence ATGGCTTCGAATTATGACGTGGTAATCGTTGGCGGCGGCATCGGGGGACTTTCCTTGGCGGCGGCCCTCGCAGGCAAGTGCACTGTGGCGCTGGTTGAGGCAGAGCAGTCCTTGGCTTTCCACACGTCCTCTCGTTCTGCCAGGCAACTCATCCCCAGCTATGGCCCGGCCGTGGTGCAGGACCTCACCGTCCGGACACTGGAGATGCTGGCTGAGCGGGACGCGCAGGCAGCCGAACCGATCCTCACGCCGCGAGGCTTCATGCTGGTGGGTGACGAGAAGACCGTGCGGGCTGAAGCCAGCGGAAACATGCACCCGATTTCGCACGATCAGGCCATGCAGCTCTGCCCGGCCCTCATCCCGGATTCCTTCACTGCGGCGGGCCTGGATGACGGCTCGTTCGGCTGCAACGCGCCCCTGCTGCTCGAGGAGCACCGCCGGACAGCGGAAGCGGCGGGTGTGGACATCATCACCGGAGCCAAGGTGCACTCGGCCCAGCGGTTGGGGAGCGGCTGGCAGGTGGGGGCTGGCACCGAAGGGTTCCAGTCCGGAGTCGTGGTTAATGCGGCCGGTGCGTGGGCTGACGAGTTGGCCGTCATCAGCGGTGTGGAGAAGCTGGGTCTTCAGCCGTACCGTCGGACCGCGGCAATCGTGAACGTCGAGAATCCGCTGACGCCCGAAACGCCCATGGTTTGTGCCGCTGACGACACGTTCTACTTCCGCGCCGAGGGCAATCAGGTGCTGATTTCGCCGTCGGAAACGGTGCCGAGCGGCGCCGAAGATGCCAAGCCGTACCCGGGCGACGTTGAGGCGCTGATCAGCAAGCTCAACGCTGTGACGTCATTGGGAATCCGTTCCGTGGACCGCGCCTGGACAGGGCTGAGGACCGAAGCCGCGGACGGAATTCCGGTAGTGGGATTCGACGCCGAAGCGCCGGGCTTCTTCTGGCTGGCCGGACAGGGCGGCTACGGTTTCCAGACATCGTCAGCCATTGCCGAGCTGGCAGCGGCCCTGATCCTCGGCGAAATCGAAGCCGACAGTCCGGAATCCCGGACAGCGGAGCAGCTCGCAGCAGTACGCTGGTCCATCCGGCGCTGA
- the hutI gene encoding imidazolonepropionase, which yields MSGIRNGNSGSTLITNIGELMTQDLEHRVLKDAAIVFEGERIAWMGSSADAPSADEKIDAEGRAVLPGWVDSHSHLVFAGDRTAEFEARMAGESYSAGGIAVTTGATRAASDDELTRLVRDRVAEAVSQGTTYLESKTGYGLDVENEARSARIAKAEVDEVTYLGAHLVPKGSDPEEYTDLVCGPMLDAVLPYVRWADVFCERGAFTEDQSRRVLTAARDAGLGLRVHGNQLGEGPGVALAVEFAAASVDHVNYLSDKDVKALAETWAGWDPATGSGTKGTVATCLPACDLSTRQPLAPGRELIDAGVQIALAANCNPGTSYTSSMAFCVTTAVLQMHLSVHEAVRAATYGGALALGRESGNDADGERAVGSLAVGHRADLHMLKAPSATHLAYRPGIPLTHSVWRAGVRAV from the coding sequence ATGAGCGGAATCAGGAACGGGAACAGCGGCAGCACACTCATCACCAACATCGGCGAGCTGATGACCCAGGACCTTGAGCACCGGGTCCTCAAGGACGCGGCCATCGTCTTCGAAGGTGAGCGCATCGCATGGATGGGGTCCAGCGCAGACGCCCCATCTGCCGATGAAAAAATCGACGCCGAGGGCCGGGCCGTCTTGCCCGGCTGGGTGGATTCGCACTCGCACCTGGTCTTCGCGGGTGATCGCACTGCCGAGTTCGAGGCCCGCATGGCCGGCGAAAGCTACAGCGCAGGCGGAATTGCCGTCACCACCGGAGCCACCCGAGCAGCCAGCGACGACGAACTGACCCGCCTCGTGCGGGACCGCGTGGCCGAGGCAGTCTCCCAAGGCACCACCTACCTTGAAAGCAAGACCGGTTACGGGCTGGACGTGGAAAACGAGGCCCGGAGTGCCCGCATCGCCAAAGCGGAAGTGGATGAAGTCACTTATCTTGGCGCGCACTTGGTCCCGAAAGGCTCCGACCCTGAGGAGTACACGGACCTGGTCTGCGGTCCAATGCTCGACGCCGTCCTGCCGTATGTCCGCTGGGCCGATGTTTTCTGTGAGCGGGGTGCCTTCACCGAGGACCAGTCCCGCCGTGTCCTCACTGCCGCCCGCGATGCCGGCCTGGGGCTCCGAGTGCACGGCAACCAGCTCGGCGAGGGTCCCGGCGTTGCCTTGGCCGTCGAGTTCGCGGCTGCGAGTGTCGACCACGTCAACTACCTTTCCGACAAGGACGTTAAGGCGCTCGCGGAAACGTGGGCCGGCTGGGATCCGGCGACGGGGAGCGGGACGAAGGGCACCGTGGCAACCTGTCTGCCCGCATGCGACCTGTCCACCCGCCAACCTTTGGCGCCCGGCCGCGAGCTGATCGACGCCGGCGTGCAGATCGCCTTGGCGGCCAACTGCAATCCTGGCACCTCCTACACCAGCTCCATGGCGTTCTGCGTCACCACGGCCGTGCTCCAGATGCACCTGAGCGTACACGAAGCCGTCCGCGCGGCGACGTACGGCGGCGCCTTGGCGTTGGGCAGGGAATCAGGGAACGACGCCGACGGCGAACGTGCGGTGGGTTCGCTCGCCGTCGGTCATCGCGCCGACCTGCACATGCTTAAGGCGCCGTCGGCCACGCACCTGGCCTACCGTCCCGGTATCCCGCTGACACACTCGGTGTGGCGGGCGGGCGTACGCGCCGTCTGA
- a CDS encoding endo-alpha-N-acetylgalactosaminidase family protein, with amino-acid sequence MPRLSSPRRLASLSLACVVASSSLGLLALPPAAASSATQPAETISPTDTTTISSGQLRVDVATNFPQVLAYTDTTTQARLDGTTARLTTVTINGTEYTVTGTSAAPGKDARDYVLTVPEFGNAVIKARLSVKKNVVSFNVTEIKDTAEYQVKTLQLPRLNLVTVGSTQPGAQVSTANLSVDRSATGDEFTPITASTPLDAVAKSSAYALANTASLGAAVESNALYDTSSGPGAKDRGRFWRQAVSDGAGGVSMGLASGQWLYRAEGSDSTEELPWTRVAITADANADGGVDWQDAAIAMRSIQVSPNKGEQTPDNVITHIPFNFASQATHPFLRTLDDVKRISLATDGLGQVAMLKGYTSEGHDSANTDYGNNFNSRAGGLEDLNKLVKEGKDWNASFGVHINATEIYPEAKSFSEDLLRADKGLGWNWLDQSYYINQRQDINSGKLAQRIKELREATDKNLDFVYVDVYYEFGWLAERLQQELVNNGFRVGSEWADHLSRNNTWSHWANDEKYGGSTNKGINSQILRFINNTQSDVWNPDPKLGVSHIVEFEGWTGQNDFNAFSENVWTANLPAKFLQHHPITKWTADRIDLADGVAVTGNTAAERNITVGGASVLQGGTYLLPWSSKEDSKADKLYHYNPAGGASTWTLTKEFAKSGTLELFKLTDNGRVKVADVPVVNGQVTITSEAKQPYVLTAKDNALPKKADFGEGTAFNDPGFNSTDLTPWKPTGNVTQVRDDKGRRYAQMGATPSSISQEVKLDAGTQSVSAWVEIQPGKARPTTLTVDIDGTSESVTIDSSNAENYVAGDEKHGTAFQRVRVLVDVPRNNTKATVSVKAADGDATVRVDDFRAVKTTRVATTGVLSEDFENVDQGWGPFVKGDAGGSTDPRTHITERREPFTQKGWNTNVIDEVLGGNWSLIAHDENLGPNGGPGMVYRTTEATMPFQAGHKYKVSFDYQNSKAGQYVWVSGYDSQAGPAVTGSQAIDAATSTTRFEQTLDTGFCGDYFVGLQRTGSSNGSDFTLDNLLVEDLGASEAVPACAQLSAALQGDVVQQGKAQDFVTTFASDEPAPISGLAVSLVLPAGWTATPTTPATAATLPAGGTLTTTWKVTAPASADGDYPITASATYSTTTEPAGSRTLSTTATVRTLPKPPQATVYASDHPWVSATNGWGPVEKDQSNGGTGTGDGTPLTLNGTVYAKGLGAHANGNVRYYLGGYCTAFTATVGIDDAQATRGSVKFSVVADGATKVTTPVLGATSAPLPLTVDVTGAQYVELVADDAGDSNGNDHADWADAKFTCSATAQEPPAPVLTGTVFASDLPWIGSSNGWGPAERDRANGEQNAGDGPALRLDGVVYPKGIGVHADSKISIATEAKCTVFKALVGVDDAKLNKGLHGSVVFIVKGDGRELLRTPVLSADSAALPLNVDITGVRNVELIADRNGDDAGDDWGDWADAKFSCA; translated from the coding sequence ATGCCCCGCTTGTCATCCCCAAGACGGCTCGCCTCGCTGAGCTTGGCGTGCGTCGTCGCCTCATCATCGCTGGGCCTGCTGGCCCTCCCACCCGCAGCAGCCTCCTCCGCCACCCAACCCGCGGAGACCATCAGCCCCACCGACACCACCACCATCTCCTCCGGGCAGCTCCGGGTGGACGTTGCCACCAATTTCCCACAGGTCCTCGCCTACACCGACACCACTACCCAGGCCCGGCTGGACGGGACCACCGCCCGGCTCACCACCGTTACGATCAACGGCACGGAATACACGGTTACTGGTACGTCCGCCGCCCCGGGCAAAGATGCAAGGGACTACGTCCTCACCGTTCCGGAATTCGGCAACGCTGTCATCAAGGCGCGACTCTCGGTGAAGAAGAACGTGGTCTCGTTCAACGTCACGGAGATCAAGGACACGGCGGAGTACCAAGTGAAAACCCTGCAACTCCCCCGATTGAACCTGGTGACCGTCGGCTCCACGCAGCCGGGCGCCCAGGTGTCCACGGCCAACCTCTCCGTGGACCGGAGCGCCACGGGCGACGAGTTCACCCCGATCACCGCCTCGACGCCCCTGGATGCTGTTGCCAAGAGCTCCGCCTACGCACTGGCCAACACCGCGTCCCTGGGCGCCGCCGTTGAATCCAACGCCCTCTACGACACATCCTCCGGGCCGGGCGCCAAAGACCGCGGACGCTTCTGGCGCCAAGCTGTGAGCGACGGTGCCGGCGGGGTTTCCATGGGCTTGGCGAGTGGCCAATGGCTCTACCGGGCCGAAGGCTCCGACAGTACCGAGGAACTCCCGTGGACCCGGGTGGCGATCACAGCCGACGCCAACGCGGACGGTGGCGTGGACTGGCAGGACGCGGCCATCGCCATGAGGTCCATCCAAGTCAGTCCCAACAAAGGCGAACAGACGCCGGACAACGTGATCACCCACATCCCCTTCAACTTTGCCTCCCAGGCAACCCACCCGTTCCTCCGCACCCTCGACGACGTCAAACGCATCTCCCTGGCAACGGACGGGCTGGGGCAGGTGGCGATGCTCAAGGGCTACACCAGCGAGGGCCACGACTCGGCCAACACGGACTACGGCAACAACTTCAACTCCCGCGCCGGTGGGCTCGAAGACCTCAACAAGCTGGTCAAGGAAGGCAAGGACTGGAACGCCAGCTTCGGTGTCCATATCAATGCCACTGAGATCTACCCCGAAGCGAAGTCCTTCAGCGAAGACCTCCTGAGGGCGGACAAGGGCCTCGGCTGGAACTGGCTGGACCAGTCGTACTACATCAACCAGCGCCAGGACATCAACTCCGGCAAGCTCGCCCAACGCATCAAGGAACTGCGCGAAGCCACCGATAAGAACCTGGACTTCGTGTACGTGGACGTCTATTACGAGTTCGGCTGGCTCGCCGAACGCCTGCAGCAGGAGCTCGTCAATAACGGCTTCCGGGTGGGCTCCGAATGGGCAGACCACCTGTCCAGGAACAACACCTGGTCGCACTGGGCCAACGACGAAAAGTACGGCGGTTCCACCAACAAGGGCATCAACTCCCAAATCCTGCGCTTCATCAACAACACCCAATCAGATGTCTGGAACCCGGACCCCAAGCTTGGGGTCAGCCACATTGTGGAGTTCGAAGGGTGGACCGGCCAGAACGACTTCAATGCGTTCAGCGAGAACGTGTGGACGGCTAACCTGCCGGCCAAATTCCTGCAGCACCACCCGATCACCAAGTGGACGGCCGACCGGATCGACCTTGCCGATGGCGTGGCCGTGACCGGAAACACCGCTGCCGAGCGCAACATCACCGTCGGTGGGGCATCGGTCCTCCAGGGCGGAACGTACCTGCTTCCGTGGTCCTCCAAGGAAGACAGCAAGGCTGACAAGCTCTACCACTACAACCCGGCCGGCGGGGCCAGCACGTGGACCCTGACCAAGGAGTTCGCCAAGTCCGGCACGCTTGAACTGTTCAAACTGACCGACAACGGCCGCGTCAAAGTGGCCGACGTGCCAGTGGTCAACGGCCAGGTCACCATCACCTCCGAAGCCAAGCAGCCCTACGTCCTCACAGCCAAGGACAACGCACTTCCCAAGAAGGCGGACTTCGGCGAAGGCACGGCATTCAACGATCCCGGTTTCAACAGCACGGACCTCACACCGTGGAAGCCCACCGGCAACGTCACACAGGTCCGCGACGACAAAGGGCGCCGCTACGCCCAAATGGGAGCGACGCCGTCGTCGATCAGCCAGGAAGTGAAGCTCGACGCCGGAACCCAGTCCGTCAGCGCATGGGTGGAAATCCAACCCGGTAAGGCCCGGCCCACCACTCTCACCGTAGACATCGACGGTACAAGCGAAAGCGTCACCATCGACTCGTCGAACGCCGAAAACTACGTGGCCGGAGACGAAAAGCACGGGACGGCATTCCAGCGCGTCCGCGTCTTGGTTGATGTGCCGCGGAACAACACCAAAGCCACCGTCAGCGTCAAGGCGGCCGACGGCGATGCCACAGTGCGCGTCGACGACTTCCGGGCGGTGAAAACCACCCGGGTGGCCACAACAGGCGTGCTCAGCGAGGACTTCGAAAACGTAGACCAAGGCTGGGGACCGTTCGTGAAGGGCGACGCCGGCGGCTCCACGGACCCGCGCACGCACATCACCGAACGCCGCGAACCCTTCACCCAAAAGGGCTGGAACACGAACGTGATCGACGAAGTGCTGGGCGGTAACTGGTCACTGATCGCCCATGACGAAAACCTTGGCCCGAACGGCGGACCGGGCATGGTGTACCGCACCACCGAGGCAACCATGCCGTTCCAGGCCGGCCACAAGTACAAGGTGTCGTTCGATTACCAGAACTCCAAGGCCGGGCAGTACGTCTGGGTTTCGGGCTATGACTCGCAGGCCGGCCCGGCAGTGACGGGAAGCCAGGCGATCGACGCCGCCACGTCCACCACACGGTTCGAGCAAACCCTGGACACCGGCTTCTGTGGGGACTACTTCGTCGGCCTGCAGCGAACGGGCAGCTCCAACGGTTCGGACTTCACACTGGACAACCTCCTGGTGGAGGACCTCGGCGCTTCCGAAGCCGTCCCGGCCTGCGCGCAACTCTCGGCGGCACTTCAAGGCGATGTTGTCCAGCAAGGCAAGGCCCAGGACTTCGTCACCACCTTCGCCTCCGACGAACCAGCCCCCATCAGCGGGTTGGCCGTCTCGCTTGTGCTGCCCGCCGGGTGGACGGCAACCCCGACCACTCCCGCAACGGCGGCAACCCTGCCCGCTGGCGGTACGCTGACCACCACGTGGAAGGTCACAGCACCGGCTTCGGCGGACGGCGACTACCCCATCACCGCGAGCGCCACGTATTCAACCACCACAGAGCCGGCGGGGAGCCGAACCCTCAGCACCACCGCCACGGTCCGGACCTTGCCCAAACCTCCCCAGGCCACTGTGTACGCCAGCGACCATCCCTGGGTCAGCGCCACTAACGGTTGGGGCCCCGTGGAGAAGGACCAGTCCAACGGCGGGACCGGCACGGGCGACGGAACACCGCTTACGCTGAACGGCACCGTTTACGCCAAGGGGCTGGGTGCCCACGCCAACGGAAACGTCCGGTACTACCTTGGCGGATACTGCACTGCCTTCACGGCGACCGTAGGGATCGATGATGCGCAAGCGACGCGGGGCAGCGTGAAGTTCTCCGTGGTGGCTGACGGCGCCACCAAGGTCACTACCCCGGTGCTGGGAGCCACAAGTGCTCCCCTGCCGCTCACCGTGGACGTCACCGGCGCCCAGTACGTGGAACTGGTGGCCGACGACGCCGGCGATTCCAACGGCAACGACCATGCTGACTGGGCGGACGCCAAGTTCACCTGCTCCGCCACAGCGCAGGAACCGCCAGCCCCGGTCCTGACGGGCACAGTGTTCGCCTCCGACCTCCCCTGGATAGGCAGCAGCAACGGTTGGGGACCCGCGGAACGTGACCGGGCCAACGGTGAGCAGAACGCCGGTGACGGACCAGCACTGCGGCTCGACGGCGTCGTCTATCCCAAAGGCATTGGCGTCCACGCCGATTCGAAGATCAGCATCGCCACGGAGGCCAAATGCACCGTGTTCAAAGCCCTGGTGGGAGTGGACGACGCGAAGCTGAACAAGGGCCTGCACGGTTCGGTGGTCTTCATCGTCAAGGGTGATGGCCGCGAACTGCTCCGAACACCGGTGCTTAGCGCCGACTCGGCCGCACTTCCCCTCAACGTGGACATCACCGGTGTCCGAAACGTCGAGCTGATCGCCGACAGGAACGGCGACGATGCAGGAGACGACTGGGGTGATTGGGCGGACGCGAAGTTCAGCTGCGCGTAA
- a CDS encoding SIS domain-containing protein yields the protein MSENTLGAFMEEELVSQPDVWQRAVEQAGSEQLLPADGKRIAVIGCGTSWFMAQSYAAARESAGKGVTDAFAASEAFLNHNSAGRQYDAVVAITRSGTTTEVLEILAELKGIVPTVAIIGDTTSPIIELADAVIGLQYADERSVVQTRFATTALVYLLSSLGINVQQAIEDARDAVSAPVSQELLDAEQFTFLGAGWTVGLAHEAGLKMREAVQGWTESYPAMEYRHGPISIAAPGRVTWLFGAQPEGLDNDMAVTGALYVHTGKHPLAELARVHKVTLERARVRGLNPDLPRNLTRSVILDASA from the coding sequence ATGAGCGAGAACACACTGGGCGCCTTCATGGAGGAAGAGCTGGTTTCCCAGCCGGACGTTTGGCAGCGCGCTGTTGAGCAGGCGGGGTCGGAGCAGCTGCTCCCTGCCGATGGCAAGCGCATCGCCGTCATCGGCTGTGGAACGTCCTGGTTCATGGCCCAGAGCTACGCGGCCGCCCGCGAATCCGCCGGTAAAGGCGTCACCGATGCATTCGCCGCCTCCGAGGCTTTCCTGAACCACAACAGCGCAGGTCGCCAGTACGACGCCGTTGTGGCCATTACCCGCTCCGGCACCACCACAGAGGTACTTGAGATCCTGGCCGAGTTGAAGGGGATCGTCCCCACCGTTGCGATCATTGGTGACACCACGTCTCCGATCATCGAGCTGGCAGACGCTGTGATTGGCCTGCAATACGCCGATGAGCGTTCCGTCGTCCAGACCCGGTTTGCCACCACGGCTTTGGTCTACCTGCTCAGCAGCCTCGGAATCAACGTGCAGCAGGCCATCGAGGACGCCCGGGACGCAGTGAGCGCCCCGGTCTCCCAGGAACTGCTGGATGCGGAGCAGTTCACCTTCCTTGGCGCCGGCTGGACGGTGGGCCTTGCCCACGAGGCAGGCTTGAAAATGCGCGAGGCAGTCCAAGGCTGGACCGAGTCCTACCCCGCCATGGAATACCGCCACGGCCCCATTTCCATTGCTGCGCCCGGCCGCGTCACCTGGTTGTTCGGTGCGCAGCCTGAAGGCCTCGACAACGACATGGCAGTAACAGGCGCCCTTTACGTCCACACAGGTAAGCACCCCCTGGCCGAACTAGCCCGCGTACACAAAGTAACCCTTGAGCGCGCACGCGTCCGAGGACTCAATCCGGATCTGCCCCGCAACCTGACACGCTCCGTCATTCTCGACGCCTCAGCCTAG
- a CDS encoding ROK family protein → MVLGAAESPVLSFDVGGTDIKAGLVDARGNVLGTRRVPTPLDPTRPGEAVLDRLAELAAELASEFPGSPARAAGIIVPGIVDSVAGVGVYSANLGWRDFPFTAEAEKRLGIPVAFDHDVRSAAAVEHSLGGSREFNDVVVMVVGTGIAAAVFSGGKPVTAGGFAGELGHAQVPDPDASPGGAGSTILEAVGSAGAIAKRYHRASGNRVNGARGVLLRANAGDALAARIWADAVDALAFTICQCVNIIGTEAVVIGGGLAEAGEELLEPLRARVDHILDFQRRPQLIRAQLGQDAGLLGAALNARALLGGKQ, encoded by the coding sequence ATGGTTCTCGGAGCCGCAGAATCACCCGTCCTGTCCTTTGACGTTGGCGGGACCGACATCAAAGCGGGTTTGGTGGATGCCCGGGGAAATGTCCTGGGCACGCGGCGCGTCCCTACGCCGTTGGACCCTACCCGTCCGGGGGAGGCAGTGCTGGACCGGCTCGCGGAGCTTGCTGCCGAGTTGGCTTCCGAGTTCCCGGGATCGCCCGCACGGGCCGCCGGGATCATCGTTCCGGGCATCGTAGACTCCGTGGCCGGGGTTGGTGTCTACTCCGCCAACCTTGGCTGGCGTGACTTCCCCTTCACTGCCGAAGCCGAGAAGCGGCTGGGCATCCCCGTCGCTTTCGATCACGATGTCCGATCCGCCGCTGCCGTGGAACACAGCCTGGGTGGGTCCAGGGAGTTCAACGACGTTGTGGTGATGGTGGTGGGCACCGGCATCGCCGCCGCCGTCTTCTCGGGGGGAAAGCCCGTGACAGCGGGCGGCTTCGCAGGAGAGCTGGGCCACGCCCAGGTCCCGGACCCCGACGCCTCCCCAGGCGGCGCGGGCTCCACTATCCTCGAAGCCGTCGGCTCTGCCGGGGCCATCGCCAAGCGCTACCACCGCGCCTCGGGAAACAGGGTGAACGGGGCACGCGGTGTACTGCTCCGGGCGAACGCGGGCGACGCGCTGGCGGCCCGTATCTGGGCCGACGCCGTGGACGCCCTCGCCTTCACCATCTGTCAATGCGTCAACATCATTGGTACCGAAGCCGTCGTGATCGGCGGCGGGCTCGCGGAAGCCGGTGAGGAGCTCCTGGAGCCCCTCCGCGCCCGTGTTGACCACATCCTCGATTTTCAGCGACGTCCACAACTGATCCGTGCCCAATTGGGACAGGACGCAGGCCTGTTGGGTGCGGCCTTGAACGCCCGGGCGCTCTTGGGAGGCAAACAGTGA
- a CDS encoding 1-phosphofructokinase family hexose kinase: MNRAAVNRIITVTPNPAIDMTYTVQGITEGSSHRVPTPLSRAGGKGINVARVTHQLGYPVLAIAPTGGAAGQTLAAELWTSGVPHTLVGVAAETRRSIALVDTVAGETSIFNEEGQALLPDDWRSLRIAVVEAVSGNRNLPASVLVGSGSLPPGAPADFYPELVRLAHDAGIPAIIDTSGPGIIAAAKAGADILKPNHHELAEATGESSLEAAALSLIAMGARTVLVSAGADGMLAFDHAAPGGYWSARLPEALSGNPTGAGDAGVAAAAVALAEGVTEPREILRRATAWSAAAVLMPAAGEISPRHQELQDQLIVTWKETR, translated from the coding sequence GTGAATCGCGCCGCCGTGAACCGCATTATCACCGTCACCCCCAACCCGGCCATCGACATGACCTACACCGTCCAGGGGATCACCGAAGGTTCCAGTCACCGCGTCCCAACCCCCTTGAGCAGGGCTGGAGGCAAGGGCATCAACGTCGCCCGCGTCACCCACCAGCTCGGATATCCGGTGCTCGCGATTGCCCCGACCGGGGGTGCGGCAGGGCAGACCCTCGCCGCCGAATTATGGACCAGCGGGGTACCGCACACCCTGGTGGGAGTTGCCGCTGAGACGCGGCGAAGCATCGCACTGGTGGACACCGTCGCCGGAGAAACGTCCATCTTCAATGAGGAAGGGCAGGCGCTGCTGCCCGACGATTGGCGCTCGCTCCGGATCGCCGTGGTGGAAGCCGTGAGCGGTAACCGAAACCTGCCGGCCTCCGTTCTGGTCGGTTCGGGCAGCTTGCCGCCGGGCGCACCTGCGGATTTCTACCCGGAGCTGGTGCGGTTGGCCCACGACGCCGGCATACCGGCCATCATCGACACTTCCGGTCCCGGGATCATCGCCGCAGCCAAAGCAGGCGCCGACATCCTCAAACCGAATCACCATGAACTTGCCGAGGCCACCGGCGAGTCCAGCCTTGAGGCAGCTGCGCTGTCACTGATTGCCATGGGGGCCCGCACGGTGCTGGTCAGTGCCGGCGCGGACGGCATGCTCGCCTTCGACCATGCCGCCCCGGGAGGCTACTGGAGCGCCCGCTTGCCGGAGGCGCTCAGCGGCAACCCCACAGGGGCGGGCGACGCCGGTGTGGCAGCTGCCGCCGTCGCACTCGCCGAAGGCGTCACCGAACCACGCGAAATCCTCCGGCGGGCCACCGCCTGGTCCGCCGCGGCGGTGCTCATGCCCGCAGCGGGCGAAATTTCGCCGCGCCACCAGGAACTTCAAGACCAACTGATCGTGACATGGAAGGAGACCCGGTGA
- a CDS encoding class II fructose-bisphosphate aldolase yields the protein MEGDPVTLVNTRELMDTAAANGTGQGAFNIIHIETAEGLVAGAEAAGVPLILQISENCAKYHGGLEPIASAALAIARSAAVPVALHLDHAESEDLALAAVDLGFGSVMYDGAHLPYEWNVEVTQRVAKYAHEQGVYVEAELGKVGGKDGAHAPGVRTDPAEAQAFVEATGVDALAVAVGSSHAMTERSAALDLHLISRLKSAVGKPLVLHGSSGVTDEVLVAAIAAGMTKINVSTHLNGFFTRAVREYLDANPAVVDSRKYIKAGRDALVLESARMLTLFAKAK from the coding sequence ATGGAAGGAGACCCGGTGACCCTGGTCAACACACGGGAGCTGATGGACACAGCCGCAGCCAACGGCACGGGCCAAGGCGCGTTCAACATCATCCACATAGAGACAGCCGAGGGCCTGGTTGCCGGCGCGGAAGCCGCAGGCGTCCCGCTCATCCTGCAGATTTCCGAAAACTGCGCGAAGTATCACGGTGGGCTGGAGCCCATCGCCTCGGCCGCCCTCGCGATCGCCCGTTCCGCTGCTGTTCCCGTCGCCCTCCACCTGGACCACGCCGAGTCCGAGGACCTCGCGCTCGCCGCCGTCGATCTTGGCTTCGGTTCGGTGATGTACGACGGCGCGCACCTGCCGTACGAGTGGAACGTCGAAGTCACCCAGCGGGTGGCCAAATACGCCCACGAACAGGGCGTCTACGTTGAGGCCGAGCTCGGCAAGGTGGGAGGCAAGGACGGAGCCCACGCCCCGGGCGTCCGAACCGACCCCGCAGAAGCCCAGGCATTCGTTGAAGCTACGGGCGTGGACGCCCTCGCGGTGGCTGTTGGCTCATCCCATGCCATGACCGAACGCAGTGCCGCCCTGGACCTGCACCTGATCTCCCGATTGAAGTCCGCGGTGGGCAAACCACTGGTCCTCCACGGCTCCTCCGGCGTCACAGACGAGGTGCTCGTAGCTGCTATCGCCGCAGGTATGACTAAAATCAACGTATCCACACATTTGAACGGGTTCTTTACCCGCGCCGTCCGTGAGTACCTCGATGCCAACCCTGCAGTGGTGGATTCCCGGAAGTACATCAAGGCCGGCCGGGATGCCCTGGTGCTGGAGTCCGCACGTATGCTGACGCTGTTCGCCAAAGCGAAATAG